In Bacteroidia bacterium, a genomic segment contains:
- a CDS encoding S41 family peptidase: MSIKNKRLYIYLPIILSVMFAGGMLAGHYLPGGKAVFIHNMPITNKLDAILGYIQEEYVDSVSKDDLVELSIPAILENLDPHSVYIPASEFNEINDPLEGEFDGIGVEFNIQKDTIIVVNTIAGGPSERRGIIGGDRIVKINDTLVAGVKISNSDVMKKLKGKKGTKVKISVKRNNTKNLIPFEITRDKIPLVSVDASFMVKNDIGYIKVSKFARTTTNEFHNAVDALKAKGMKKIIVDLRGNGGGYLDAATNLADEFLKEGSLIVYTKGRTKPKQNTFATSYGNCHDEKVVVLIDEWSASASEIFAGAIQDNDRGTIIGRRSFGKGLVQEPVFFNDGSSLRLTVARYYTPTGRCIQRSYNHGTMNYFEEITDRYYNGELEFADSIKLFDSLKFKTPAGKIVYGGGGIMPDIFVPNDTTDITNYFKEAVTLALIYRFAFDYTDDNRKFLKTFSKWQQLDEHLNKIDVLKLFIEFAERNGLVENKLEINKSNELLRAHIKAYIIRNIFDDKGFYPVALSIDNVYKSAIEYLEKN, translated from the coding sequence ATGTCGATTAAAAATAAACGCCTTTATATATATCTGCCAATTATTCTGAGTGTTATGTTTGCGGGTGGTATGCTAGCCGGACATTATTTACCTGGTGGCAAAGCTGTTTTTATTCATAACATGCCTATAACTAATAAGCTGGATGCAATTTTAGGTTATATTCAGGAAGAATATGTTGACTCAGTTTCAAAAGATGACTTGGTTGAATTGTCAATTCCTGCAATTTTAGAAAACCTTGATCCCCATTCAGTGTATATTCCTGCATCAGAATTTAACGAAATAAATGATCCTTTGGAGGGTGAATTTGATGGAATCGGAGTTGAGTTTAATATTCAGAAAGACACAATAATTGTAGTAAATACAATTGCTGGGGGTCCTTCGGAACGAAGAGGTATTATTGGTGGCGATAGAATAGTAAAAATTAACGATACCTTAGTTGCCGGTGTTAAAATTTCAAATTCTGATGTTATGAAGAAATTGAAAGGAAAAAAGGGAACAAAAGTTAAAATCTCAGTAAAAAGAAATAACACTAAAAACTTAATCCCTTTCGAGATTACACGCGATAAAATTCCATTGGTAAGTGTAGACGCATCGTTTATGGTAAAGAATGATATAGGGTATATTAAAGTAAGTAAATTTGCAAGAACTACAACTAACGAATTTCATAATGCTGTGGATGCTCTGAAAGCAAAAGGGATGAAAAAAATAATTGTTGATTTACGTGGAAATGGTGGTGGATATCTTGATGCAGCAACAAATCTTGCGGATGAATTTTTAAAAGAAGGAAGTCTTATTGTTTATACTAAAGGAAGGACTAAACCAAAACAAAATACTTTTGCAACTTCATATGGAAATTGCCATGATGAAAAAGTAGTTGTATTAATTGATGAATGGTCAGCTTCGGCAAGTGAAATTTTTGCAGGTGCAATACAGGATAATGACAGAGGGACAATAATTGGCCGAAGATCTTTTGGAAAAGGTTTAGTGCAGGAACCTGTCTTTTTTAATGATGGTTCGTCGTTGAGGTTAACTGTTGCAAGATATTATACACCAACAGGAAGGTGTATTCAACGGTCGTATAATCATGGTACAATGAATTACTTTGAAGAAATTACAGATAGATATTATAATGGCGAATTAGAGTTTGCAGATAGCATTAAATTATTTGATTCATTAAAATTTAAAACTCCTGCAGGAAAAATAGTTTATGGTGGTGGTGGTATTATGCCGGATATTTTTGTTCCCAATGACACTACTGATATTACGAACTATTTTAAGGAGGCTGTTACTCTTGCATTAATTTATCGCTTTGCTTTTGATTATACAGATGATAACAGAAAGTTTTTAAAAACATTTTCTAAATGGCAGCAACTTGATGAGCATTTAAATAAAATTGATGTGTTAAAACTGTTTATTGAGTTTGCAGAAAGAAATGGTTTAGTTGAAAATAAGCTAGAAATCAACAAATCAAATGAGTTGTTAAGAGCTCATATTAAG
- a CDS encoding dCMP deaminase family protein, with protein sequence MNKLKETLKADDKQLVLDKRYLQMANIWAENSYCIRRKVGALIVRDKMIISDGYNGTPSGFENKCEDQNNVTYPYVLHAEANAITKVAKSNNSSQGATLYITTSPCVECSKLIIQSGISRVVFSEKYHNVEGLELLTKAKVEIIHIPFEE encoded by the coding sequence ATGAATAAGTTGAAAGAAACTCTTAAAGCTGATGATAAGCAGTTAGTTCTGGATAAGCGATATCTTCAGATGGCCAATATATGGGCTGAGAACAGTTATTGTATTCGTAGAAAAGTTGGTGCGCTGATAGTTAGAGATAAAATGATTATCTCAGACGGTTATAATGGTACTCCGTCTGGTTTTGAAAATAAATGTGAAGACCAAAATAATGTAACGTATCCTTATGTCTTACATGCTGAAGCTAACGCTATTACAAAAGTTGCTAAGTCTAATAATAGCAGTCAGGGAGCAACTTTATATATAACAACTTCACCATGTGTTGAATGTTCAAAATTAATAATTCAGTCAGGTATTTCAAGAGTAGTATTTAGCGAAAAATATCATAATGTAGAGGGGTTGGAACTCCTTACCAAAGCAAAAGTGGAGATTATTCATATTCCTTTTGAAGAATAG
- a CDS encoding glycoside hydrolase family 97 protein, with protein MRIIKNILTRSYLISTLVLLISSKIIAREFTQSVYSPSKVLESKFILRQDGTAYWNLLFNGDTIIKNSSLGFVLKGNDSLMRFRLIKCKTNYFNEYWKPVWGQSSIIKNEYNEIKIELKEISNSRLLNIFFRVYNDGFAFRYEIPVQSSLKDFVITSEESRICFKGKYDCWWSWADYNTLEKLFYHTPLDSATHVATPFTIRRSDNIYLSVHEADIDNYSTMTLKREKDEDQKYKVNLVPWADGDLVKTCTPMLSPWRAIIVTNKPGGLIESNLILNLNDSSEFTDFSWIKPMTYLGIWWEMHLGISQWYMGDKHGATIENAKRYIDFAAKHNVKGVLIEGWNTGWENWGKSDAFDFVTPYKDFDIVEVVKYAKSKGVEIIGHHETGGDTKSYERHIEEAFALYQKLGVNVVKTGYAGPVVPVGENHHGQCMVQHYNKVMELAAKYKLMLDVHEPIILSGLSRTFPNLMTAEGVRGMEWNAWSEGNPPSHTCILPFTRGIAGPMDYTPGIFDIDLSKHASERKKWNSLDNGNTSVHSTITNQLALMLVLYSPLQMASDLPENYDGNKAFSFIKDLPTTWDETKVIEASIGEYIIIARRKANDWYIGAITNEEKRELNISFSFLENNKLYKAVIYEDGEDAHYEKNPESMVISESKIRAMDSLSFKLACGGGLCMKIRLLN; from the coding sequence ATGAGAATAATTAAAAATATTTTAACTAGAAGTTATTTAATAAGCACTTTAGTATTATTAATTTCAAGTAAAATTATTGCAAGAGAATTTACACAATCAGTTTATTCCCCTTCAAAAGTTTTAGAATCTAAATTTATTCTTAGGCAAGATGGAACGGCTTATTGGAATCTTTTATTTAATGGAGATACAATAATAAAAAATTCTTCACTTGGGTTTGTGTTAAAGGGAAACGATAGTTTAATGAGATTTAGGTTAATTAAATGTAAAACAAATTATTTTAACGAATACTGGAAACCTGTATGGGGGCAGTCGTCAATAATAAAAAACGAATATAATGAAATTAAAATTGAACTTAAAGAGATTTCTAATAGTAGGTTGTTAAATATTTTTTTCAGGGTTTATAATGATGGTTTTGCATTCAGATATGAGATTCCGGTTCAGTCATCTCTTAAGGATTTTGTTATAACATCTGAAGAGAGCAGAATTTGTTTTAAAGGAAAATACGATTGTTGGTGGAGTTGGGCTGATTATAACACATTGGAAAAATTGTTTTATCATACCCCTTTAGATAGCGCAACCCATGTTGCTACACCTTTTACAATAAGGAGATCAGATAATATTTATTTGTCGGTTCATGAAGCTGATATTGATAATTATTCAACAATGACTTTGAAAAGAGAAAAAGATGAGGATCAAAAATATAAAGTAAATTTAGTCCCATGGGCAGATGGAGACCTTGTTAAAACATGTACTCCAATGCTTTCACCGTGGCGTGCAATAATTGTAACAAATAAACCCGGTGGCTTGATCGAATCAAATCTCATATTGAATTTAAATGACTCTTCAGAATTTACAGATTTTTCGTGGATTAAACCTATGACTTATTTGGGAATATGGTGGGAAATGCACTTAGGGATTTCACAATGGTATATGGGGGATAAACATGGTGCAACAATTGAAAATGCAAAACGATATATAGATTTTGCTGCAAAACATAATGTAAAAGGAGTACTCATAGAAGGTTGGAATACTGGCTGGGAAAATTGGGGTAAAAGCGATGCATTCGATTTTGTAACACCTTACAAAGATTTCGATATTGTGGAAGTTGTTAAATATGCAAAATCTAAAGGCGTCGAAATAATAGGTCATCACGAAACAGGTGGTGATACAAAATCTTACGAAAGGCATATTGAAGAGGCGTTTGCTTTATATCAGAAGCTGGGTGTAAATGTTGTAAAGACAGGATATGCCGGTCCTGTTGTACCCGTTGGTGAAAATCATCACGGACAATGTATGGTTCAGCATTACAATAAAGTAATGGAATTAGCAGCAAAATATAAATTAATGCTTGATGTACATGAGCCGATTATACTTTCTGGTTTAAGCCGAACATTCCCAAATTTAATGACTGCAGAAGGTGTTCGTGGTATGGAGTGGAATGCCTGGAGCGAAGGTAATCCACCATCACATACCTGTATTTTGCCTTTTACCAGAGGAATTGCCGGTCCTATGGATTATACTCCGGGAATTTTTGATATAGATTTATCAAAACATGCATCAGAAAGAAAAAAATGGAATTCTTTAGACAATGGAAATACTTCTGTTCATAGTACAATAACAAATCAACTTGCATTAATGCTGGTGCTTTATAGTCCGCTTCAGATGGCATCAGATTTACCTGAAAATTACGATGGAAATAAGGCATTTTCTTTTATAAAAGACTTGCCAACTACATGGGATGAAACAAAAGTAATAGAAGCATCTATCGGAGAATATATAATTATTGCCCGAAGGAAAGCCAACGATTGGTATATCGGAGCTATAACAAATGAAGAAAAACGGGAACTAAATATTTCATTTTCATTTCTGGAAAATAACAAATTATACAAAGCAGTAATATATGAAGATGGAGAAGATGCACATTATGAAAAAAATCCGGAATCGATGGTGATATCAGAATCTAAAATACGTGCAATGGATTCACTTTCTTTTAAACTTGCTTGTGGTGGTGGATTATGCATGAAGATACGGTTATTAAATTAG